The genomic segment AAACCGGCCACAAGGGGACTGTGCTTTGAGCAGGCGccctccttcattcgttcattcattcattcgttcgttcgttcgttcatcattcggtcagtcactcagtcggtcggtcagtcagtcactcagtcagttactcagtcgttcgttcgttcattcattcagtcattcactcagtcagtcgttcgttcattcattcagtcagtcagtcactcagtcagtcgttcgttcattcattcattcagtcgttcattcattcattcattgtcagtcagtcagtcagtcacacagtcagtcagtcgttcgttccttcattcattcagttagtcagtcactcagtcactcactcgttcgttcattcattcattcagtcagtcagtcactcagtcagtcattcgttcattcattcattgtcagtcagtcactcagtcactcgttcgttcattcattcattcattgtcagtcagtcactcactcactcgttcattattcattcattcattgtcagtcagtcagccactcactcgttcattcattcattcagtcagtcagtcgttcattcgttcgttcattcattgtcggtcagtcgttcgttcattcattcagtcagtcagtcgccattcattcattcattcagtcagtcagtcagtcgtcattcattcattcagtcagtcgtcattcattcagtcagtcagtcgttcgttcattcgttcattcattcaatcgtatttattgagagcttactgtgtgcagagcactgtactaagtgcttgggaagtacaagttggtaacatacagagacggtccctacccaacagcgggctcacagtctaggagggggagacagacaacaaaacaaaacaaaacatattaacaaaataaaataaatagaatacatatttattaattcattcattcaatcgtatttagtgagcacttactgtgtgcggagcactggactaagcgcttgggaagtacaagttggcaacatctagagatggtccctacccaacagcgggctcacagtctagaagggggagacagacaacaaaacaaaataatgataataataataatggcatttattgagcgcttactatgtgcaaagcactgttctaagcgctggtgaggttacaaagtgatgaggttgtcccacggggggctcacagtcttaacccccattttacagatgaggtaactgaggcccagagaagttaagtgacttgcccaaagtcacacagctgacaagtggggagctgagatttgaacccatgacctctggctccaaagctcgggctctttccactgagccacgctaacaaaatataataaatagaaaaatacatattcattcattcattcattcattcattcattcaatcgtatttgttgagcgcttactgtgtgcagagcacacagagctcTTGGGCAgtacatcggcaacatatagagacggtccctacccaacagtgggctcacagtctagaaggagggacagagaacaaaacaaaacatattaacaaaataaaataaatagaataaacatgtacaaataaaataaataaatagaataataaatatgtataaacatatatacatatatacaggtgctctggggagggggaggagggggaaaggaaggagggggctcagtctgggaaggcctccaggactaagtgcttggaaagtacaattcagcaataaagagagacaatccctgcccacaatgggcttacagtctggcatcggggggcggggtgggggtggggcagacagacatcagtgatcttggtatgtgttaaacgtctaagatgtgtcaagcgctgtactaagcactggggtagatggaaagagcatgggcttgggagtcggagatcatgagttcaaatccctgcgccaccaattgtcagctgtgtgactttgggcaagtcacttagctcagtggaaagagtatgggctgcggagtcagagatcgtgggttcaaatcctggctctgccaattgccagctgtgggactttgggcaagtcacttcacttctctgggcctcagttacctcatctgtaatatggggattaagactgtgaggcccccatgggacaacctgatcaccttgtaacctccccagcacttagaacagtgttttgcacatagtaagtgcttaataaatgccatcatcattattatgattctctgtgccttagttccctcatccttaaaatggggatgaagagtgtgagtcccacgtgggacaacctgatcaccttgtatcctccccggcgcttagaacagtgttttgcacatagtaagcgcttaacaaatgccatcattattatccaagaagatgatgacgatggtatttgttaaccgcttactatgtgccaagcactgttctaagcctgtcccacattctgagtaggaggaagaacaagtattgaatccccattttgcagatgcaggacGGGagccccaaagaaatgaagtgacttgtccaaagccaacAGCAGGTACGCGGTggattggggattagaacccaagtcctctgactcccagatttgtgccTTCTCCATTACCATGCtgctctacccgagtgcttaatgtagtacttggcaaatagtaagcacttaataaatactattattattattattcccaagaagTTAGGAGTGTTGGttccagtctttcattcattcattcagttgtatttattgagcgcttattgtgcgcaaagcactgtactaagtgcttgggaagtacaagctggccacatacagagatggtccctacccaacaacgggctcacagcctacaagggggaggcagaccacagaacaaaaccagtagacagctgtcaataacatcagaataaatagaattatagctatacacattattaacaaaatagagtaataaatatgtacatatatacaagtgctgcagggaggggaagggggtcggtggagaggggaggaggagagggaaaaaggggagggctcagcctgggaaggcctcctggaggaggtgagctcccagaagggctttgaaggggggaaaagagctagcttggcggatgggtggagggagggcattccaggccgggggaaggacgtgggccgggggtcgacggtgggacaggtgagaatgaggcatggtgaggagattagcggcagggaagcggagggtgtgggctgggctggagaaggaaagaaggaagacgaggtaggagggggcgaggtgatggagagtcttgaagtcaagagtgaggagtttctgcctgatgcgtgggttgattggtagccagtggagatttttgaggagggcagtaacatgcccagagcgtttccgcacaaagatgatccgggcagcagcgtgaagtatagattgaagtgaggagagacaggaggatgggagatcagagaggaggctgatgcagtaatccagtcgggataggatgagagattgaaccagcagggtagcagtttggatggagaggaaagggcggatcttggcgatgttgtggagctgagaccggcaggttttggtgacagcttggatgtaaggggtgaatgagagagcggagtcgaggatgacaccaagtttccgggcttgtgagacgggaaggatggtagtgccgtcaacggtgatgggaaagtcagggagagggcagggttttggagggaagataaggagttaagtcttgggcatattgagttttagatggagggcagacatccagatggagatgtcttgaaggcaggaagagacacgagcctgaagggagggagagagagagcaggggcagagacgtagatttgggtgtcatcagcctagagatgatagttgaagccgtgggagagaatgagttcaccaagggagtgcgtgtagatagagaacagaaggggactgagaactgacccttgaggaactccgacagtaaggggatgggaggggaaggaggagtccgcaaaagagactgagaatgaacggccggggagatgaggagaaccaggagaggacagagtctgtgaagccaaggttggatagcgtgttgaggagaagggggtggtccacagtgtcaaaggcagctgagaggtcgaagaggattaagatagagtatgagccgttagatttggcaagcaggaggtcattggtgacctttgagagggcagtttcggtggaatgtaggggatggaagccagataggagggggtcgagaagactgaaggcacatctcctccaaggggccttcccaaactaatccccacttttcctcatttcccactcccttctgtgtcaccctgatttgttccctttgttcttccctcaccccctaccccacagcacttatgtgtatatctgtaattttagttgtattgatgtctgtttacttgtattgatgtctgttccactcccacccctctagactgtgagctcattgtgggcagggattgtctctctttattgctgtattgcacttccccaagcacttagtacagtgctctgcacacagtaagagctcaataaatacgaatgagtgaatgaagtgtccAGTagcgctgtggacagggaatgtgtctaccaattctgttgttttgaactctcccaagcgcttagtacagtactctgtacacaataagtgctgaataaataccattgattgaatacagcactctgcaccagaaggtgctctgaacagtgcttcgcacacagttagtgcttcccaagtgcttagtacagtgctctgcacacagcaagcactcaataaatacaatagaatgaatgaatgaatgacacggctcagtggaaagagcataggctttggagtcagaggtcatgggttcaaattccggctccgccaattgtcagctgtgtgactttgggcaagtcacttcacttctctgtgcctttgttatgtcatctgtaaaatggggatgaagactgtgagcaccccctgggacaacctgatcaccttgtaacctccccagtgcttagaaaagtgctttgcacatagtaagcacttaataaatgccatcatcattattattatcacccaggaAATCAGTTGCCTTTCCCTCTTTGGGAGAATtagaaaaggggaaaaagtgaACACGGAAGCCACCAACTGTAAACACAAAAGAGTTTTTTATTCTCTGGCCAGAGAATGTCCCCTTCATTCTATTTCAACCTGAACCCAGAAAGAAAACAACTAAAAGCAAAAGCAAGCtcaaaaaaaaatgaacagtAAGTCACCCGAACAATATTAGAAAAGTTTATCTGACTTGAAAGCATAGCATTCATCAAGTGAAAAGAACATAATTCGTGTCTGGGGAGGGTTTACAAACCTGCCTCAGAAAACCCAGAGAGTGGAGTGGAGAATTGAGAACTGACTGCGATGAGAAGAGGCTTCAGAGCCCCGGGGTCTCTCTGGATGGGGGGGACCAGGGAGAGTTGGGAAGACAGAAGCTGGACTCAAACGTCCAGGGAAGGTGATAACTGGCTTGGCGAGGAAGGCGGtggactggaggagggagggaaagggcaggtttCAAGTGGGCTTGAGTGTGAGTCTTCTGTGGCGCTGAGAGTCCGGGATGAGTGTCCCAGTCAGAAAGCAGACCAGAGATCCGGCCCAGCGCTGCGGAGCAGGACAAGGAGCCCAGGAAGAAACAAGGACATCAGACGTCCAGGGACCGTGTTTCTGACTCCGGCGGCTGCAGGGAGAGAAGGCGGTGGAGATAGGAGAGAAGGGGGTCAATCCTGAGGCCTTGGGGGACATAAGAGCCAGAAAGGGGGGATTCCCTGCCCTGGGGCCCCCTCTTGATCCCAggctgcagggagaggagaggtctcctcccgctccccaaggTACAGCTGGGCCCCCAACATCCCGGCTGAGGACCAGAGATTAGGGATCAGGACCAGGAGAGTCTCTGGCTGGGGTTTCCATCGCGTCTGTCCTCTCACCCATCATGACTAATAGCTCAGCCATTAGACCGCAAGCTCTTCAAAGACACAGAGGGTGTCTTTTGTGTCTAATACAGACTCTCCAAGcatccagagaagcaacgtggctcagtggaaagagcacgggctttggagtcagtggtcatgggttcaaatcccggctttgccaattgtcagctgtgtgactttgggcaagtcacttaacttctctgggcatctataaaaatgggaattaagactgtgagccccccatgggacaacctaatcagcttgtaacctccccagtgcttagaacagtgctttgcacatagtaagtgtttaataaatgccattattattatccagtataGTAgccccccttgcacttggatttgtatgctttattcaccccaccctcaaccccacagcactaatgtccatatctgtaatttattttaatgtctatctccccctctagattggcaAGGACTGTGTAtaccattatactctcccaagagcttaatacatagtgctctgcccactctaagtgttcagtaaatatgattgattgatgctgggcTCTGGGCTGGGGCTGGATCCTATCCCTCCCAGAGCACAGCGCCTTGCATAAAACACCCTgcacatgagcccgttgttgggtagggaccgtctctatatgttgccaacttgtacttcccaagcgcttagtacagtgctctgctcacagtaagagctcaacaaatgattgaatgaatgaatgacacatggggcaggaggggcagaacAAGGAAGTGGCTGCTTCCCTgaaatcagcagcagcagtgacatctattgagcacttcacGTGAGCAGAAAGCCATATTGGTCACTCTAGCAAAAAATCACTGGGCTGAGAGTCCGGGCACCTGGGTTCCAGACCTGACACTCCCACTGggccgctttgtgaccttgggcaagtcagttaacctctctgggcctcagtttcctcaactgtaacatggggataaggagaagcagtgtggctcggagaagcagcatggctcagtggaaagagcccaggcttgagagtcagaggtcataggttctaatcccagctccgccacttgtcagctgtgtgactttgggcaagtcacttcacttccctgggtatcagttacctcatctgtaaaatggggattaagactgtgagccccatgtgggacaacctgatcaccttgtactcccccagcgcttagaacagtgctttgcacatagtaagcgcttaacaaatatcattattattattattcactgtgtgTCTAATATAGGACAAGGACAGTGCCCcatctgatagccttgtatcttccTGAGGTTttagcataaagtaagtgcttaacaaatgctatagtcaccatcattattattattatcactattattatagttgttaagcatttactacgtgtcaagcactgttctaagtgctggaacagttaatcagtttggacacagtccctgtccaacatgggactcacagcctaagtagggccGAGCAGCACTGTATTGGATGCCTATTTGggggagcactgtaccaggcacttaagAGTAGACAACAAAGGttgatgagggagggaggactgtagggagggaagaaaggaaggaaggccacctctgccctcgagaagcttacaacCTGACCGCTGGGCTGTGCGGGACGGAGGTAGGGACGAGTGGAGAGACCGTCTTTTTCTGTGTCTGGAGATGCATTTGGCACTTCTCCTTCCTGGAACATAGAGAATTAAACTTTCCGTTCCCCCGccatccccaccctcccgccTGCTCCAGGAACCCTCTGTCCCAACCTGGTCCTCAGCAGTCTCTCTTCTGTGGCCGCACACCTGCACCTTGACCCTCTTTTAGCAGAGGGGCACATGGCTACCCCGCAGCCTGACTCGCCTCAGGCTCCACCCCAGAATCCTGCAGCCTGGCTTCTCTCACACCTGATTCTGGCCCGCTGCAGCCTGATATCCTTCAGACCCCCTAACCCAGCCCAGCCACAGCCTGGCTTCCCTCAGATGCCCTAACCCAGCCTATCCAGAGTCTGGCTTCTCTCAGACCTCCTGACTCAGCCCATCCGCGGCCTGACTTCCCTCAGACCCCACCCCGGCCCGTGACAACAATCTGGTTTCCTTTCAGACCTCACCCCGACCACCTTCAGCCGGGCTTCCGTCAGACCCTGGCCTGGCCCCCCTCcaactggcctctctctctcagaCTCCAAACCACCATCGACTGATTTGCCCCCAAACCTCCCACTCACCCCCGAGGTAGGCGCAGTTGAAGTGGCTGCAGGTACGGTTGGCGCTCTTTAGGGCAAAGCTgggccctccccagccctggtccttctccctGACCACCGTGAACTCCTCGTTGCCGGACACCAGCACTTCCTCATGGCCGGAGTGGCCAGAGAACGGCCCCAGCGGGACGCTGAAGCAGCTGTACACCGCATAAGCCGGGAGGGTGTCGAAGTCGGCCACGGGCCAGGGGGCCAGCGTCGCTGAAGCGAGCTGGCCCAGGCGGACGGTGCCTCTTTGGCCCGGGTAGAGCCAGCCCGGGCAGAGGCGATAGGCGGCCTTCCAGGGCTGGCCAGAGCAGGGGCCCCTCAGGAGCTGCAGGCCGCGGGTCAGGTAGAAGTGCAGCGCCTTGAAACGGAAGCGTGCCAGGTAGCGGGTCCGGGAGGAGGCGTAGCGCCGGACAGCAGTGTGGAAGTGCCTCAGGAGCGTGCCGTTTGTGTAGGCCACCAGGGCCGTGCCGTGCAGGTCGCTGAAGCCCGCGGGCAGCCTCTGACCCAGCTTCTGCTGCGCCCAGGTGGCGGCCGCTCGGTCCCACACGGCGGCGAAAAAGCGGCTTTGGCCCCGCTCCATGCGGAGCAGCACCGGGGCCTTACGCTCCATCCACTCCGCACACCCCACGTACTCATCATCGAAGGGCGGCGGCCCCAGATGCCTGTCCAGATTCAGGCACTGGGCTTCTGCAGCCTGTGGGGCACAGGGGCGGGAACGGGCAGTGTGATggctgcctccctctgcccaaaggGGAGGGGAGCCTGAGTGTCCAGACAGGGAGCCGGGAGGACCAGGAGGGCCACACTCAGGCTCCCCTCCCCCTGTCTGGTGGCTGTGGGACAACTGGCTAGAGGGGAGCAAGGGTCAACCCCTCAGAGagatcttcctctctgtctctccccatgtctcTCTGCCTATCGCTCTTTGGCTCTCTCTACCCGCCATGATTCTTCTTGTCTCAGTTCCTTCTGCATCCCTCAGTGTCGCTTCCTGCCCCTAGATCTTTCTGTTTCACCTTTCTCTTCATTCCTCACTCTCCTTCGCTTTCCATTCATTCCTCCTGCATTCCAAACTCCTTCCACTCCAGCTCCTAAGAAGGCTGTGGGACCAGCCTGGAGACATCtccaggaagaggcaggagggagatggaggcagTGGAGATAGCTGGGATCTTTGTGGTGCTGGGATGGAGCAGCGGGGGGCTGTGACAGGGGGCTGGGGTAGGATCCTTGCCCAATCCTGCCAATGACCTTGCTCCCATGAGGTCCagggtggctggggtgggggggtgggatggagaggccaCAGGGTCTCCAGGAAGTTGGAACTAGTGCCAGGGGTGGGGTTGTCTCCTCTTGACCCTCTAGGGTGACATCTTGGGGGTCCCAGCCCTGAGCCAAGGAAGACTATCAGTAGGGGAGGAAAGGAGCGGgtgtggaggaaagagagaaggactgaggaagccctactgagagctcacatcctccaggaggccttccaagactgagccccctccttcctctccccccatcctacctgccttacctc from the Tachyglossus aculeatus isolate mTacAcu1 chromosome 2, mTacAcu1.pri, whole genome shotgun sequence genome contains:
- the LOC119943884 gene encoding ecto-ADP-ribosyltransferase 5-like, producing MERKAPVLLRMERGQSRFFAAVWDRAAATWAQQKLGQRLPAGFSDLHGTALVAYTNGTLLRHFHTAVRRYASSRTRYLARFRFKALHFYLTRGLQLLRGPCSGQPWKAAYRLCPGWLYPGQRGTVRLGQLASATLAPWPVADFDTLPAYAVYSCFSVPLGPFSGHSGHEEVLVSGNEEFTVVREKDQGWGGPSFALKSANRTCSHFNCAYLGGRRSAKCISRHRKRRSLHSSLPPSRTAQRSAAGVRNTVPGRLMSLFLPGLLVLLRSAGPDLWSAF